The DNA segment CACACACGAACAAGCTCAAAAACGAATGGCAGAACGTAAAGCAAAAATTCGCAGCAGAGGCTAAACCATGATTTATTGGGAAGAAGAAGCTCTGAATGATCGTGAAAAAATTTTTGAGTTTCTTTATGAGTTTAACCCTGTTGCCGCCGAAAAAACGGACGAAATAATAGAAGCAAAAGTCGAGAATCTGTTAGCGCAGCCGTTGATGGGTGTCCGGCGTAGTGGGCTACGAGGCCGACTGCTGATAATCCCAGAAGTATCAATGGTTGTATCTTATCGATTTGATGATGTAGATATCTATGTCATGCGCGTACTTCACCAGAAACAGAAATTCCCGACGCAGTAAATATTATTTTTGCCTGATATTAATGTTTAAACAGCCATATTTTAGAAACCAATTAACTTCGAATTATGGGGACACGAAGTGGTCCCACATTAATTTTTTGTTAGTCGTTTATTTTAATAAATTGGTTGGGCATCCGTTTGCCATCGCACCAATCTTTATATGTGATGGCTGTATTCCATGCAACTTCATCAGACATTCTTTGGGTAGGAATAAAATTTTCAGTTTGTTCTTGAAATGCAATTAAACTCTTAACTTTTTCTGTTTTGCACCAACGAATTCGTTGTTTATTTGCTTCCAATGATGATTGTTTCTCTGTTATATCTGCGATGAATAGAATATTTTCTTCACCATCGGCATTAAAAGTAATATCTTTGAGTGTACCGTCGTCACCTTGCCATACAGCATGGCGTTCACCTTCGATATAATTTGGTTCGTTGTACCAAATTTTGTAACCACAGATAATTCGTCCTGCGTTGACCTTGATATACTCTTGAACATTTAAGTCACAACATGACTGTCTACTCCAGTCTTCAGGTACTATGTTCAAAAAAATCGGATTGAAGTCACTTATTTGGTGGCAAAATTCTACAATATTTGCATCAATCTTCTTTGGGGTGGTTAAGGATGCTGGGGAAAATAACTTATTAAGTTCATTTTGCATGCTAACCATTTCATCTAGAGATGATGGCATACCAAAAATTGGACTGGAGTGAGCATTGTTAGATGTTTGTTTTTTAAGTTTCTTTTTCTTTTGATCACGTTTTGTTTTACTATTTTTTCCCATAAAAATCCTTCCTAAATTTAGTTTATTTCTTCATACGGCTTTGTAGCGACTAACTTCGTTTTATGTGGCTGCACGTAGTGCAGTCCGACATTAAAATTTTGTTATGTGATTTTTATGTAGAACAAAATTCAAGTCTCTGACATCTAATCAAAATTGAATCGCCTGATTGCATCATAATTGTGTATTCGAAATCATTGAGCTTTTCAAGCTCAAGAATGGAACTTGATGGGCCCCATTCAGCATCGTGTGGAATGTTTATCATTTCGCAGTCAATAAATTTCAAAGTAAAATTATGTTCATTTTCAGAACACAACTTTCCAGTCACAACAGCTAATTTTGCAGCCCAATTATATGTAATTGTTTCGATAACTGAGTCGTGAAATGATGATATTGAAAGAGTCATTAATTTTTACTCGTTAGTTGCGGGGTAAGCACTAACTGACAAATCTAATCCAAGATTGGAAACTAGCAGTAGTATTTTCTTAGGAAAAAGAACTGTAGAAAAATATTGTGATTCATCGCCAACCGTAAATCCGATTGACAATCTTGCATCTAAT comes from the uncultured Tolumonas sp. genome and includes:
- a CDS encoding type II toxin-antitoxin system RelE/ParE family toxin, which translates into the protein MIYWEEEALNDREKIFEFLYEFNPVAAEKTDEIIEAKVENLLAQPLMGVRRSGLRGRLLIIPEVSMVVSYRFDDVDIYVMRVLHQKQKFPTQ